A genomic window from Misgurnus anguillicaudatus unplaced genomic scaffold, ASM2758022v2 HiC_scaffold_29, whole genome shotgun sequence includes:
- the LOC141362915 gene encoding nuclear pore complex protein Nup85: MEEVDVVPEPTLIPGAGYHQTHLGFEWGPGDLLVYETHYKLKGPRSAGSPFVHVVRKDEDNCSPILRKLFNESHHIFVGLQKIEEDAPSKNKKSQFVSISKNYRSVIRACMEELQQGAVLTQDKSLASQYGDQVSILLAIELIWNLCEVLFIDAAPAGTLLLHLLDWVRLHKSDVDTRAREVLQSDSPTQHHSYWDVVISLVLQGRMDEARQVLSKQASMRPESNSVFKRMDTLFQSMPIFNPTGTQTLAEFDVKWRHWHEECDRCLQDNTFASNPHLEAICKIMVGDEDALLEHRELLSTWYHFLVTRLLFSHPTVKPPDLHYYAQSSMSMFLGPRASPEPLDTIVLSAFEFDLHQVIKDSSFVLNNWWFVAHLTDLLDHCKLLQSHNLDFGSNLREFLVLEYASGLFTHHSLWQLAVDYFDHCPEFGRVYLELQIERIPLDTERKAVKVLRICEDRQMTEQVRSICKIMAKRSLRNNRLGSALSWSIRAKDAALATLISERFLQDYKNKGSFTDLDLLDNLGSAMLLSDRLTFLGKYREFHRLYGEKRFSDAAKLLLSLMTANIAPRSMWMTLLIDALPLLEQREVIFSVEQTYELMSCLEELTSRSKDSQQTAQEDDIESTKIELLRLALARNLAMAIVKEGTIET; this comes from the exons ATGGAGGAGGTAGATGTGGTGCCCGAGCCCACC CTCATTCCTGGCGCTGGATATCACCAGACACACTTGGGTTTTGAATGGGGTCCTGGTGATCTGTTAGTTTACGAGACACACTACAAGCTGAAAG GTCCGAGGTCTGCAGGTTCCCCGTTCGTCCACGTCGTGAGGAAAGATGAAGACAACTGCTCTCCCATCCTGCGCAAGCTCTTCAACGAGTCCCATCACATCTTCGTGGGGCTGCAGAAGATTGAAGAGGACGCACCCAGCAAAAACAAGAAGTCACA GTTCGTGAGCATCAGTAAGAACTACAGATCTGTGATCAGAGCCTGCATGGAAGAACTTCAGCAGGGCGCAG TTTTAACTCAAGACAAATCTTTAGCATCACAGTATGGAGATCAG GTCTCTATACTTCTGGCTATTGAGCTCATTTGGAACTTGTGCGAGGTCCTTTTCATAGATGCGGCTCCAG CTGGCACTTTACTCCTGCACCTGCTGGACTGGGTACGTTTGCATAAGTCTGATGTGGATACCAGAGCGAGAGAAGTGCTACAGAGTGACAGCCCCACACAACATCACTCCTACTGGGATGTG gTGATTAGTTTGGTTCTGCAGGGTCGTATGGATGAAGCCCGTCAGGTGCTGTCGAAACAGGCGTCTATGCGCCCAGAAAGCAACTCTGTGTTTAAGCGTATGGACACACTGTTCCAGAGCATGCCTATATTCAAC CCTACAGGCACCCAAACGCTAGCAGAGTTTGATGTCAAATGGAGGCACTGGCACGAGGAATGCGATCGCTGTCTGCAGGACAACACTTTTGCTAGCAACCCCCACCTGGAGGCCATCTGCAAG ATTATGGTTGGCGATGAAGACGCTCTGCTGGAACACCGAGAGTTACTGAGCACGTGGTATCACTTCCTGGTGACCCGACTGCTCTTCTCTCACCCCACGGTCAAACCGCCCGACCTTCACTACTACGCCCAA TCCAGCATGAGCATGTTTTTGGGCCCACGGGCGTCTCCAGAACCTCTGGACACTATTGTGCTGTCAGCGTTTGAGTTTGACCTGCATCAGGTCATCAAAGACAGCAG TTTTGTGCTGAATAACTGGTGGTTTGTGGCTCATCTGACGGATCTGTTGGATCATTGTAAACTCCTGCAGTCGCACAACCTCGA TTTTGGATCTAACCTGCGTGAGTTTCTGGTTTTGGAGTACGCCTCCGGTCTCTTCACACACCACAG TCTGTGGCAGCTGGCCGTGGATTATTTCGATCACTGTCCTGAGTTCGGTCGAGTGTATCTGGAGTTACAGATCGAGAGGATTCCTCTGGACACCGAACGCAAAGCTGTCAAAGTCTTGCGGATCTGTGAAGACAGACAGATGACTGAACAGG TACGAAGTATCTGTAAGATTATGGCTAAGCGATCTCTGAGGAATAACAGACTGGGATCTGCTTTGTCCTGGAGCATCCGAGCCAAAGACGCAGCGTTGGCTACGCTCATCTCTGAGAG GTTTCTTCAGGATTACAAGAATAAAGGCTCATTCACAGATCTGGATTTACTGGATAATCTCGGTTCCGCTATGCTGCTCAGTGACAGACTCACGTTTTTAG GGAAGTACCGTGAGTTTCACAGGCTTTATGGAGAAAAGCGTTTCTCAGATGCCGCAAAACTCCTCCTGTCCCTCATGACGGCAAACATCGCCCCTCGCAGTATGTGGATGACCCTGCTGATAGACGCCCTTCCCCTGCTGGAGCAGAGAGAG gtGATATTTTCTGTGGAGCAGACATATGAGCTCATGTCCTGTCTTGAGGAACTGACCTCCAGAAGCAAAGACTCACAGCAGACAGCACAG gAAGATGACATCGAGTCAACTAAGATTGAACTCTTGCGTCTCGCTCTGGCTCGAAATCTGGCCATGGCCATCGTGAAGGAGGGAACGATAGAAACATGA